One region of Trichosurus vulpecula isolate mTriVul1 chromosome 1, mTriVul1.pri, whole genome shotgun sequence genomic DNA includes:
- the APBA3 gene encoding amyloid-beta A4 precursor protein-binding family A member 3 encodes MASDVCFSEPPAMDLEESEASVLLPSFGSPPSVATPSGPTGLWDPAVPEAALANDLEGTGPKNLGSLNLMDLDEDPSGQELQDLVDRFQALPSDLPEAPSQGGHPCPLHIATGHGLATSEAPENHGLLSSEARREDLLSLLCSEGGAPLTQTEPPGPEGPQDPIPCLLQPPKDCAERTEEGSVDGECSSSSSPEPWLGPKPLAHSEELSPDAGTTQTPEALASYPAFQEVAGPCDPEDLLDGVIFGAKYLGSTQLVSERNPSPSARMAQAQEAVDRIKAPEGETQPMTEVDLFISTKRIKVLTADSQEAMMDHSLQTISYIADIGNVVVLMARRRLTRQPGSQERRLYKMICHVFHSADAQLIAQAIGQAFGVAYGQFLRASGIDPSQLSAQEDRGRPNEGDLHNGDLAHFSNQENCRDVCIEKQRGECLGVALVESGWGSLLPTAVIANLLHGGPAERSGLLSIGDRLTAVNGTSLVGLPLASCQAIVRELKSQTSVTLSIVHCPPVTTAIIRRPHAREQLGFCVENGIICSLMRGGIAERGGVRVGHRIIEINGRSVVATPHDRIIQLLTEAHSEVHIKMMPASTYRLLTGQEQPIYL; translated from the exons ATGGCCTCTGATGTGTGTTTCTCAGAGCCTCCAGCCATGGACCTGGAGGAGTCAGAGGCCTctgttcttctcccttcttttggTTCCCCACCCTCAGTTGCTACTCCCTCGGGACCTACTGGCCTTTGGGACCCAGCAGTCCCTGAGGCAGCTTTAGCTAATGACCTCGAAGGGACAGGGCCTAAGAATTTGGGGAGTCTGAACCTGATGGACCTGGATGAAGACCCTAGTGGACAGGAACTTCAGGACCTGGTGGATAGGTTCCAGGCCCTGCCTTCAGACTTGCCAGAAGCACCTTCCCAGGGTGGACACCCCTGTCCCCTCCACATCGCCACTGGCCATGGCTTGGCCACTTCCGAAGCCCCAGAAAATCATGGACTTTTGTCATCTGAAGCCAGGCGTGAAGACCTGCTCAGTCTCCTGTGCAGTGAGGGTGGAGCTCCTCTCACCCAAACAGAGCCCCCAGGCCCTGAAGGCCCCCAAGACCCCATCCCTTGCCTTCTCCAGCCCCCGAAGGACTGTGCTGAGAGGACAGAGGAGGGGTCTGTGGATGGAGAGTGCAGTTCTAGTAGCTCCCCAGAGCCCTGGCTGGGACCAAAGCCTCTGGCCCATTCTGAGGAGCTGTCCCCCGATGCTGGCACCACCCAG ACCCCTGAAGCCTTAGCATCGTATCCTGCCTTCCAAGAAG TGGCAGGACCCTGTGACCCAGAAGACCTGCTGGATGGAGTCATTTTTGGAGCCAAGTATCTGGGCTCCACCCAGCTTGTTTCAGAGCGGAACCCATCGCCAAGTGCCCGCATGGCCCAGGCTCAAGAGGCTGTAGACCGGATCAAG GCTCCGGAGGGAGAGACCCAGCCCATGACTGAGGTTGACCTCTTCATCTCCACAAAGAGGATCAAAGTCTTGACAGCTGACTCCCAG GAGGCTATGATGGATCACTCACTGCAGACCATCTCCTACATCGCTGACATTGGCAATGTCGTGGTGCTGATGGCCCGGAGGCGTCTGACGCGGCAGCCTGGCTCGCAGGAGCGACGTCTGTACAAGATGATCTGCCACGTCTTCCACTCAGCAGAC GCCCAGCTGATTGCCCAGGCCATTGGACAGGCCTTTGGTGTGGCCTATGGTCAGTTCCTTCGGGCCAGTGGCATTGATCCTAGCCAGCTGAGTGCCCAGGAAGACCGTGGGAGGCCGAACGAGGGGGATCTGCACAATGGAGACCTGGCCCACTTCTCAAATCAGGAGAACTGCAGGGAT GTATGTATTGAGAAACAGCGAGGAGAATGCCTGGGTGTGGCCCTGGTAGAATCTGGCTGGGGTTCCCTGCTGCCCACAGCTGTCATCGCCAACCTGCTACATGGTGGTCCAGCTGAGCGCTCTGGGCTGTTGAGCATCGGGGACCGGCTCACCGCAGTCAATGGCACCAGCCTGGTGGGGCTGCCCCTGGCCTCCTGCCAGGCCATAGTCCGA GAACTAAAGTCTCAGACTTCGGTAACACTGAGTATTGTGCACTGCCCACCTGTCACCACAGCCATCATCCGCCGACCTCACGCTCGAGAGCAGCTGGGCTTCTGTGTGGAAAATGGCATT ATCTGCAGCTTGATGCGTGGAGGCATCGCAGAGCGTGGGGGAGTCCGTGTTGGACACCGAATCATTGAGATCAATGGGCGGAGTGTGGTGGCCACACCCCATGATAGGATCATTCAGCTGCTCACTGAGGCCCACAGTGAG GTCCATATTAAGATGATGCCAGCCTCCACCTACCGCCTCCTCACCGGCCAGGAGCAGCCCATCTATCTGTGA
- the TJP3 gene encoding tight junction protein ZO-3, giving the protein MEEMIIWEQHTTTLSRDPRRGFGIAVSGGRDRPSGANSNGSVVVSDVVPGGPAVGRLQTGDHIVMVNGVSMENVSSTFAIQTLKACAKFANITIKRPRRVQLPTTKTSYPTSSLGRPNPQNQGPLWGHQDQEELDHSRGYEGDSSSERSSGHSWTERSRRRSRAGSRRGHSRESKLDRPDGANGLALVSGFKRLPRHNVLMKPVESVLVKKKESEEFGLKLGSQIFIKHITDSGLASKNKGLKEGDLVLKINGVSSQNLSLDDTRELIERSEGTLTLLVLRDHRQFLVNIPPAVNSDSESSGLDDISDIGSEPSQAPPSHVPPPPVGKRRVSVASWTESPPEESVEPGSPWESGTQEALRKSSYDIYPGSTGQRKDYGYSPDTRVVCFTKGSSIGLRLAGGNDVGIFVSDVQPGSPADEQGIQEGDQILQVNDQSFQGLTREEAVQYLLELPRGEELELLTQRKHDIFRKMVKSRVGDSFYIRTHFELEPSPPMGLGFTRGDVFHVLDTLYPEQGRSGSWLAVRMGRDLTEQDRGIIPNQSRAEQLASLEAAQRAVGSGPFSSSATTGARAEFWKLRGLRKGVKKHMRQSREDLSVLTKQGNYPPYERVVLREASFKRPVVIMGPVADIAMQKLCAEMPDQFEVAESVTRSEGPSKVVKLDTVRTIAEKNKHTLLDVTPSAVERLNYVQYYPIVVFCAPESRSGVKSLRQWLAPTSRKSSRRLYAQATKLKKYHSHLFTAIIQLQGNNNTWYQELKDIIKTQQSRPIWTAEDQVDNAAEESLDLPHQDFGGSSAYLSCDSRVNSDYETDGEGGVYTDNDMDEEPAEPALARSSEPVEADEVDNLREEVLSASTYPRAQARDPPTQGQWRQDSMRTYEQEALRKKFTRARNYESDEDDGYDWGPATDL; this is encoded by the exons ATGGAGGAGATGATCATCTGGGAGCAGCATACCACCACACTGAGCAGG GATCCTCGAAGAGGCTTTGGGATCGCCGTTTCGGGAGGCCGTGACCGACCCAGTGGTGCCAACAGTAATGGATCAGTGGTGGTATCAGATGTGGTGCCAGGAGGACCAGCTGTGGGCAGGCTGCA GACTGGAGACCACATTGTCATGGTGAATGGGGTTTCCATGGAGAATGTATCTTCGACCTTTGCCATACAGACCCTCAAGGCTTGCGCCAAATTTGCCAACATT ACCATAAAAAGACCTCGAAGAGTTCAACTGCCTACCACCAAGACCAGCTATCCCACTTCAAGCCTAGGCCGCCCCAACCCACAGAACCAGGGGCCACTATGGGGCCACCAGGACCAGGAAGAATTGGACCATAGTCGGGGCTATGAGGGTGACTCATCCAGTGAGCGCAGCTCAGGCCACAGTTGGACTGAGCGTTCCCGGAGGCGGAGTCGAGCTGGCAGTCGCAGAGGTCACAGTCGGGAGAGCAAGTTGGATCGGCCAGATGGAGCCAATGGGCTGGCCCTGGTGTCTGGCTTCAAGAGACTTCCCAGGCATAATGTGTTGATGAAGCCAGTGGAGTCAGTGttggtaaagaagaaagaaagcgaGG AGTTCGGCCTGAAGCTCGGCAGTCAGATCTTCATCAAGCACATTACAGACTCAGGCCTAGCCTCCAAGAACAAGGGGCTGAAGGAGGGTGATCTTGTCCTTAAG ATAAATGGAGTGTCAAGCCAGAACCTGTCCCTGGACGACACTCGGGAGTTGATCGAGAGGTCAGAGGGGACACTGACCCTACTGGTGCTCAGGGATCATCGGCAGTTCCTGGTGAACATCCCCCCAGCGGTCAACAGTGACAGTGAGAGTTCAGGCCTGGATG ACATCTCTGATATTGGCTCTGAGCCCTCCCAAGCACCCCCATCCCACGTGCCCCCACCACCTGTTGGCAAGCGGCGGGTTTCTGTTGCCAGCTGGACAGAGTCACCTCC GGAGGAGTCAGTGGAACCAGGATCCCCTTGGGAATCAG GTACTCAGGAGGCCCTGAGAAAAAGCAGCTATGACATCTATCCGGGCTCCACTGGCCAAAGAAAAGATTATGG GTATAGCCCAGACACTCGGGTGGTCTGTTTCACCAAGGGTAGCAGCATCGGGCTCCGTCTAGCTGGGGGCAACGACGTCGGCATCTTTGTATCAGACGTACAGCCAGGGAGCCCAGCAGATGAACAAGGCATTCAGGAAGGAGACCAGATCCTACAG GTGAATGACCAGTCATTCCAGGGCCTGACCAGGGAGGAGGCTGTTCAGTACTTGCTGGAGCTGCCCCGAGGAGAGGAACTGGAGCTACTTACTCAGCGAAAGCATGATA TCTTTAGGAAAATGGTCAAGTCAAGAGTGGGTGACTCTTTCTATATCCGCACTCACTTTGAGCTGGAGCCAAGTCCACCTATGGGCCTAGGCTTCACAAGAGGAGATGTCTTCCATGTTttggacacactgtaccctgAGCAGGGTAGGAGTGGCAGCTGGCTGGCGGTTCGTATGGGCCGGGACCTGACGGAGCAAGATCGGGGCATTATTCCCAACCAAAGCAG GGCTGAGCAGTTGGCATCACTAGAGGCTGCCCAGCGGGCTGTGGGCTCAGGGCCTTTTTCTTCCTCAGCTACCACAGGGGCCCGAGCTGAGTTCTGGAAGCTTCGGGGCCTGCGGAAAGGTGTCAAGAAGCATATGCGCCAAAGCCGAGAGGACTTGTCAGTCCTGACAAAGCAGGGCAACTATCCACCCTATGAGAGGGTAGTGCTGAGGGAAG CCAGCTTCAAACGCCCCGTGGTTATCATGGGCCCCGTGGCTGACATTGCCATGCAAAAGCTATGTGCTGAGATGCCTGACCAGTTTGAAGTTGCAG AGAGTGTCACAAGAAGCGAGGGCCCCTCAAAGGTTGTCAAGCTGGACACAGTGCGGACGATTGCTGAGAAG AACAAGCACACTCTGCTGGATGTGACGCCCTCCGCCGTGGAACGCCTCAACTATGTGCAGTACTACCCCATAGTGGTGTTCTGTGCCCCTGAAAGCCGGTCAGGAGTCAAGTCCCTGCGCCAGTGGTTGGCACCCACCTCCAGGAAGAGTTCTCGCCGCCTCTATGCCCAAGCCACAAAGCTGAAGAAGTACCACAGCCATCTGTTCACAG CTATCATTCAACTTCAGGGGAACAACAATACCTGGTACCAGGAGCTCAAAGATATTATCAAAACCCAGCAATCCCGACCCATCTGGACAGCTGAAGACCAG GTGGACAACGCAGCTGAGGAGAGCCTGGACCTGCCCCACCAGGACTTTGGGGGGAGCAGTGCCTATCTCAGCTGTGATAGTCGTGTCAACAGTGACTACGAGACAGATGGAGAGGGTGGTGTTTACACAGACAATGACATGGATGAGGAGCCTGCAGAGCCAGCATTGGCTCGTTCATCAGAACCAGTAGAAGCAGATGAGGTAGACAATCTGAGGGAAGAGGTACTGTCAGCCTCAACATACCCAAGAGCCCAG GCCAGGGATCCTCCTACTCAGGGACAGTGGAGACAAGATAGCATGAG AACCTATGAGCAAGAAGCCTTGAGAAAAAAATTCACCCGAGCCCGGAACTATGAATCAGATGAGGATGATGGCTATGACTGGGGCCCTGCCACTGACCTTTGA